In one Catenulispora sp. EB89 genomic region, the following are encoded:
- a CDS encoding phage tail protein produces MTVQPGGAGAQAPAPDVSVFVLTIPALPGGSAKIAFQEIVGIVSEIEVVQPAATTGAPAPAPGPGGTHTKQEMGPTLPPVVTLKRGLDGDGTLWRWHQLALEGSPSARQDVVIGAYTAADYAAGKPPVTSWNLASAWCAKIAIAGAGAGNGVVVETVDIACEVISLGKP; encoded by the coding sequence ATGACGGTTCAGCCCGGGGGAGCCGGCGCCCAAGCTCCGGCTCCGGACGTGTCCGTGTTCGTGCTCACGATTCCCGCGCTGCCGGGCGGCTCGGCGAAGATCGCGTTCCAGGAGATCGTCGGCATCGTCAGCGAGATCGAGGTCGTGCAGCCCGCGGCGACGACCGGTGCGCCGGCGCCCGCCCCGGGGCCCGGCGGCACGCACACGAAGCAGGAGATGGGGCCGACGCTGCCCCCGGTGGTGACGCTCAAGCGCGGCTTGGACGGGGACGGCACGCTGTGGCGGTGGCACCAGCTCGCGCTGGAAGGGTCCCCGAGCGCTCGGCAGGACGTCGTCATCGGGGCGTACACCGCTGCCGACTACGCGGCCGGCAAGCCGCCGGTCACCTCCTGGAACCTGGCGAGCGCCTGGTGCGCGAAGATCGCCATCGCGGGTGCCGGGGCCGGGAACGGCGTGGTCGTGGAGACGGTGGACATCGCGTGCGAGGTCATCTCGCTCGGGAAGCCTTAG
- a CDS encoding TetR family transcriptional regulator: MTSRDAAATKQRILEQARRQFAQHGFTAVTVKGVADAAGVSPNLITRYFGGKDGLFLAATQVTIPVANSFDGDRSALGARLAASIVQRWFGAPGEDPLLVLQRASGERPEAAEALAAFLDANSLEPLYAYLRDSGLDEEEARNRAAAIDAFVLGVSTRRRVLRSELAEAGPEALEAWLGRTIQRLADG, translated from the coding sequence ATGACTTCCCGCGACGCCGCCGCCACCAAGCAGCGGATTCTGGAGCAGGCCCGGCGGCAGTTCGCGCAGCACGGATTCACGGCGGTCACGGTCAAGGGCGTGGCCGACGCGGCCGGCGTCTCGCCGAACCTGATCACGCGCTACTTCGGCGGCAAGGACGGCCTGTTCCTGGCCGCGACGCAGGTGACGATCCCGGTCGCGAACTCCTTCGACGGCGACCGCTCCGCCCTCGGCGCGCGCCTGGCCGCGAGCATCGTGCAGCGCTGGTTCGGCGCCCCCGGCGAGGACCCGCTGCTGGTGCTGCAACGCGCGTCGGGCGAGCGCCCGGAGGCGGCCGAGGCGCTGGCGGCCTTCCTGGACGCGAACTCGCTGGAGCCGCTGTACGCCTACCTGCGCGACAGCGGCCTGGACGAGGAGGAGGCACGGAACCGGGCCGCGGCGATCGACGCGTTCGTGCTCGGCGTCTCGACGCGCCGCCGGGTGCTGCGCTCGGAGCTCGCGGAGGCGGGGCCGGAGGCGCTGGAAGCGTGGCTGGGCCGGACCATCCAGCGGCTCGCCGACGGGTGA
- a CDS encoding MarR family winged helix-turn-helix transcriptional regulator — MEEADPARAAEVARDLRVTLGQLLRRLRAQSEGGDLTKSQSSALGRLERDGPTTATELARAEGIRQQSMAAIVAALVDAGLVAGAPDPADGRKTILGLTEEARERYRSGRLAKEDWLTTAITATLDPAELEQLAASIELLRRLAGS; from the coding sequence ATGGAAGAAGCCGATCCGGCGCGCGCCGCCGAGGTCGCCCGCGACCTGCGGGTGACGTTGGGGCAGCTGCTGCGGCGGCTGCGGGCGCAGTCGGAGGGCGGCGACCTGACCAAGTCGCAGTCCTCGGCGCTCGGGCGGTTGGAGCGCGACGGGCCGACCACGGCGACGGAGCTGGCCCGCGCCGAGGGCATCCGGCAGCAGTCGATGGCGGCGATCGTGGCCGCACTGGTGGACGCCGGGCTCGTGGCCGGCGCGCCCGATCCGGCCGACGGCCGCAAGACGATCCTGGGCCTGACCGAGGAGGCCCGCGAGCGGTACCGCAGCGGGCGGCTGGCCAAGGAGGACTGGCTCACCACGGCGATCACCGCCACCCTCGACCCGGCCGAGCTGGAGCAGCTCGCCGCGAGCATCGAGCTGCTCCGGCGGCTGGCCGGGTCCTGA
- a CDS encoding isochorismatase family cysteine hydrolase, with the protein MFSTLDPTTALVVIDLQKGLTGLDLTHPISDVISRSAALAAAFRKHGLPVVLVNVAGSPPGRTESTSGAPRTFTEDWTELVPELDRRPEDHVVTKYARSAFAGTGLAELLLGLGVTQVVVTGISTSGGVESTARSAHEEGFHVSLPIDAMTDRTPESHEYSVKKIFPRIAETGTTEELIRLLDSTRP; encoded by the coding sequence ATGTTCTCCACCCTCGACCCGACCACCGCGCTGGTGGTGATCGACCTGCAGAAGGGCCTCACCGGCCTGGACCTGACGCACCCGATCTCGGACGTCATCTCCCGCAGCGCCGCGCTGGCCGCCGCGTTCCGCAAGCACGGCCTGCCGGTCGTCCTGGTCAACGTCGCCGGCTCGCCGCCCGGACGCACCGAGTCCACCTCCGGCGCACCGCGCACGTTCACCGAGGACTGGACCGAACTGGTCCCCGAGCTCGACCGCCGACCCGAGGACCACGTCGTCACCAAGTACGCGCGCAGCGCCTTCGCCGGCACCGGCCTGGCCGAGCTCCTGCTGGGACTCGGCGTCACGCAGGTCGTGGTGACCGGCATCTCCACCAGCGGCGGCGTGGAGTCCACGGCCCGCAGCGCGCACGAGGAGGGCTTCCACGTCAGCCTGCCGATCGACGCGATGACCGACCGGACGCCGGAGTCGCACGAGTACAGCGTCAAGAAGATCTTCCCGAGGATCGCCGAGACCGGGACCACCGAGGAGCTGATCAGGCTGCTGGACAGCACGCGGCCCTGA
- a CDS encoding GNAT family N-acetyltransferase, with amino-acid sequence MSRDKNSALMSTEIGPFDPSSASDTELAESYAVMSAVMTEDHPGQLLPPLEEYVALIRRPRTALGPMSRWVAREAGHIIAAASVSLPENENRHLTIVRVIVPPGRRRQGLGTALLRAVLPAALADGRTVVMGNGVKADASGELWALELGFVRTEAYVRQFLTIADVDPALWERPVAEGFRLERWTGAAPEALLEEYARARTAMLDAPRGESAAGFKDWTPERVREHEADYRARDIENRVAVAVHEASGRVAAVTEVELWASQPGEAAQRDTVVAADFRGRGLGLAVKGAMLRWLTADRPAIEQVWTHTADDNTYMIRINHALGFVTTAVVAHVEVGADELAKRLEAR; translated from the coding sequence ATGTCCCGAGACAAAAACAGTGCCCTGATGTCGACGGAGATCGGCCCGTTCGATCCGTCGTCCGCCTCCGACACCGAATTGGCCGAGAGCTACGCGGTGATGTCGGCGGTCATGACGGAGGACCATCCCGGGCAGCTTCTGCCGCCGCTGGAGGAGTACGTCGCGCTGATCCGTCGGCCCCGGACGGCGTTGGGGCCGATGAGCCGCTGGGTGGCGCGGGAGGCCGGCCACATCATCGCCGCGGCCTCGGTGAGCCTGCCGGAGAACGAGAACCGCCACCTGACGATCGTGCGGGTCATCGTCCCACCGGGGCGGCGCCGCCAGGGCCTCGGCACGGCCCTGCTGCGGGCGGTGCTCCCGGCGGCGCTCGCCGACGGCCGCACCGTCGTCATGGGGAACGGCGTCAAGGCTGACGCCTCCGGCGAGTTGTGGGCCCTGGAGCTCGGTTTCGTACGCACCGAAGCTTACGTCCGCCAGTTCTTGACGATCGCCGATGTGGACCCGGCGCTGTGGGAGCGTCCCGTCGCCGAGGGCTTCCGGTTGGAGCGCTGGACGGGCGCGGCGCCCGAGGCGTTGCTTGAGGAATACGCGCGCGCTCGCACCGCCATGCTCGATGCCCCGCGCGGTGAGTCGGCGGCGGGGTTCAAGGACTGGACGCCTGAGCGTGTCCGCGAACACGAAGCGGACTATCGGGCCCGGGACATCGAGAACCGCGTCGCGGTGGCTGTGCACGAGGCAAGCGGCCGGGTGGCGGCCGTGACCGAGGTCGAACTGTGGGCCAGCCAGCCCGGCGAGGCCGCCCAACGGGACACCGTCGTCGCCGCCGACTTCCGGGGACGCGGCCTCGGCCTGGCCGTCAAGGGTGCCATGCTGCGCTGGCTGACCGCCGACCGGCCCGCGATCGAACAGGTCTGGACGCACACGGCCGACGACAACACCTACATGATCCGCATCAACCACGCGCTCGGCTTCGTCACCACGGCGGTGGTGGCGCACGTCGAAGTCGGCGCGGACGAACTCGCCAAGCGGTTGGAGGCCCGATGA
- a CDS encoding MaoC family dehydratase encodes MTDTTELPVRPSSFEDLQELIGKEIGPTDWYLVSQERIDAFAAATGDDQWIHVDPVRAAASPLGTTIAHGLFSLALGPAFSYRLLSFEGFAHGLNYGYDKVRFPAPLPSGTRVRMRMTLQAADRVPGGIQVRSLQVFEAEGVEKPVAVAEALARIVE; translated from the coding sequence ATGACTGACACCACCGAGCTGCCCGTCCGCCCGAGCTCGTTCGAGGACCTGCAGGAGCTCATCGGCAAGGAGATCGGGCCCACCGACTGGTACCTGGTCTCGCAGGAGCGCATCGACGCCTTCGCCGCCGCGACCGGCGACGACCAGTGGATCCACGTCGATCCGGTGCGGGCCGCGGCCAGTCCGCTGGGCACGACCATCGCGCACGGGCTGTTCTCGCTCGCGCTGGGACCGGCGTTCTCCTACCGGCTGCTGTCCTTCGAGGGCTTCGCGCACGGCCTGAACTACGGCTACGACAAGGTGCGCTTCCCGGCGCCGCTGCCGTCCGGGACACGGGTGCGGATGCGGATGACGTTGCAGGCGGCCGACCGGGTTCCGGGCGGGATCCAGGTGCGGAGCCTGCAGGTGTTCGAGGCCGAGGGTGTGGAGAAGCCGGTCGCGGTCGCCGAGGCGCTGGCGCGGATCGTCGAGTAG
- the efeB gene encoding iron uptake transporter deferrochelatase/peroxidase subunit: MSKNDSASTTPADVSRRKFLWGTAAGAAGTAVTGSVLIGGARADADASDTGHVTTADSYPFHGAHQSGILTPTPGAKQPFSCFAAFDSTAASKADLTALMKTLTERARFLTAGGAPANLGISQPPSDSDVLGPDVPADGLTFTVGLGASLFDDRYGLAAHKPAKLKPMTIFPNDSPDPAWMHGDLSLQLCANHPDIIHHAIRDIAKHTRGAMQLRWKIEGYNSPPRPSGTPRNLLGFKDGTANPTGGLASDLVWSGAGEPAWAQGGTYQVIRLIRMLVEFWDRVSINEQETMFGRRRDSGAPLDGNNENDAPNYAADPNGNVIPLTSHIRLANPRDAKTADQRLIRRSYNYDLGLDQNGDIQAGHIFVAYNQDLERQFETVQKRLVGEPLIDYVQPFGGGYFYALPGVADDQDWFASKLLA; this comes from the coding sequence ATGAGCAAGAACGACAGCGCTTCGACGACACCGGCCGACGTCAGCCGTCGGAAGTTCCTGTGGGGCACCGCGGCCGGCGCCGCCGGGACCGCCGTGACCGGCAGCGTCCTGATCGGCGGCGCCCGCGCGGACGCCGACGCCTCGGACACCGGGCACGTCACGACCGCCGACTCCTACCCCTTCCACGGCGCGCACCAGTCGGGGATCCTCACCCCGACCCCGGGCGCGAAGCAGCCCTTCTCCTGCTTCGCCGCCTTCGACTCCACCGCCGCGTCCAAGGCTGACCTGACAGCGCTGATGAAGACGCTGACCGAGCGGGCCCGTTTCCTCACCGCGGGCGGTGCCCCGGCGAACCTGGGCATCAGCCAGCCGCCCTCGGACAGCGACGTGCTCGGCCCGGACGTCCCGGCCGACGGCCTGACGTTCACCGTCGGCCTCGGCGCGAGCCTGTTCGACGACCGCTACGGCCTGGCCGCGCACAAGCCGGCCAAGCTCAAGCCGATGACGATCTTCCCGAACGACTCACCGGACCCGGCGTGGATGCACGGCGACCTGTCGCTGCAGCTGTGCGCGAACCACCCGGACATTATCCACCACGCCATCCGCGACATCGCCAAGCACACCCGCGGTGCGATGCAGCTGCGCTGGAAGATCGAGGGCTACAACTCCCCGCCGCGCCCCTCCGGCACCCCGCGCAACCTGCTGGGCTTCAAGGACGGCACCGCCAACCCGACCGGCGGCCTGGCCTCGGACCTGGTCTGGTCGGGCGCCGGCGAGCCGGCCTGGGCCCAGGGCGGCACGTACCAGGTCATCCGGCTGATCAGGATGCTGGTGGAGTTCTGGGACCGGGTGTCCATCAACGAGCAGGAGACCATGTTCGGCCGCCGCCGGGACTCCGGCGCGCCGCTGGACGGCAACAACGAGAACGACGCGCCGAACTACGCGGCCGACCCCAACGGCAACGTCATACCGCTGACCTCGCACATCCGGCTGGCCAACCCGCGCGACGCGAAGACCGCGGACCAGCGGCTGATCCGGCGCTCGTACAACTACGACCTCGGGCTGGACCAGAATGGCGACATCCAGGCCGGGCACATCTTCGTGGCGTACAACCAGGATCTGGAGCGGCAGTTCGAGACGGTGCAGAAGCGGTTGGTCGGCGAGCCGCTGATCGACTACGTGCAGCCGTTCGGCGGCGGGTACTTCTACGCGCTGCCGGGGGTTGCGGACGACCAGGACTGGTTCGCCAGCAAGCTGCTCGCTTGA
- a CDS encoding GNAT family N-acetyltransferase, translating into MTSVEISLFDYASATDTDLAESYDVTMTVANDDYPGEPRPTLDQYAQMARRPAGFWGPVRRWVAREDGHIVATGSATYPEHENRHGTITGVAVRPDRRRRGIGTALLRAMLPDLRIDGRTVVIGYGLKADAAGELWARELGFVRTQANARQVLTIADVDPALWERPVADGFRLEHWTGAVPEALLAEYARARTAIQDAPQGDSTLAFPEWTPERVRAEEADMLARRSEVHVIAAVHEADGRVAGFTELELVATRTDAAFQLDTAVAAEFRGHGLGLAVKGAMMRWLTAEHPGIGTVFSSNAADNTHMIRVNHTLGYVTKAVMADVELDAAELVKRLDAQDAQDAD; encoded by the coding sequence ATGACATCGGTCGAGATCAGCCTGTTCGACTACGCGTCCGCCACGGACACCGATCTGGCCGAGAGCTACGACGTGACGATGACCGTCGCGAACGACGACTATCCCGGCGAACCGAGGCCGACGCTCGACCAGTATGCACAGATGGCCCGCAGGCCCGCGGGCTTCTGGGGCCCGGTCCGGCGCTGGGTGGCGCGGGAGGACGGCCACATCGTCGCCACGGGGTCGGCGACGTATCCGGAGCATGAGAACCGGCACGGGACGATCACCGGAGTCGCCGTTCGGCCGGACCGGCGTCGACGGGGCATAGGAACCGCTCTTCTGCGGGCGATGCTGCCGGACTTGCGCATCGACGGACGCACCGTCGTCATCGGCTACGGCCTCAAAGCCGACGCCGCCGGCGAGTTGTGGGCCCGGGAGCTGGGCTTCGTGCGTACTCAGGCGAACGCACGTCAGGTTCTGACGATCGCCGACGTCGACCCGGCATTGTGGGAGCGTCCCGTCGCCGACGGTTTCCGTCTGGAGCACTGGACCGGCGCCGTGCCCGAGGCGCTGCTGGCGGAGTACGCGCGCGCTCGCACCGCCATCCAGGACGCACCGCAGGGGGATTCGACGCTCGCGTTCCCGGAATGGACGCCGGAACGGGTCCGCGCCGAAGAGGCGGACATGCTGGCCCGGCGCTCCGAGGTTCACGTGATCGCGGCCGTCCACGAAGCCGACGGCCGGGTCGCGGGCTTCACCGAGCTCGAACTGGTGGCGACCCGGACCGACGCCGCCTTCCAGCTCGACACCGCCGTCGCGGCCGAGTTCCGGGGCCACGGCCTGGGGCTGGCCGTCAAGGGCGCGATGATGCGCTGGCTGACCGCGGAGCATCCGGGGATCGGGACCGTGTTCTCCTCCAACGCCGCCGACAACACCCACATGATCCGCGTCAACCACACTCTGGGGTACGTGACCAAGGCGGTGATGGCCGACGTCGAACTGGACGCGGCCGAGCTCGTCAAGCGTTTGGACGCCCAGGACGCCCAGGACGCCGACTAA
- a CDS encoding alpha/beta fold hydrolase: MQPGSGGPGTRAPLPDGAASRFATVNGVRLHYVIAGSGDPVLLLHGWPETWYAWRKVIPVLAGRFTVVAPDMRGYGDSERPVGGYDKVTVATDLHELMRSLGFGRVHLVAQDMGGPVGFAYAASFPADVRDFTFIESAVPGFGLEASMDVAHGGSWHVGFNMAEGISELLVAGRERAFVEYFYRRGTLHPDALTPADIDEYARSYEAGGLAASFKYYRTLFDDAKVNREKLAGQPLALPVLSLAAEKGFGDLSHASITQVAEHVERQTIADAKHFLVQDQPQAATEAILSFLSR, encoded by the coding sequence GTGCAGCCCGGTAGCGGCGGGCCCGGGACGCGCGCGCCGCTACCGGATGGAGCGGCGTCGCGCTTTGCGACGGTCAACGGCGTGCGGCTCCACTACGTGATCGCCGGCAGCGGCGATCCGGTGCTCCTCCTGCACGGCTGGCCCGAGACCTGGTACGCGTGGCGCAAGGTCATTCCGGTGCTGGCGGGCCGGTTCACCGTGGTCGCGCCTGACATGCGCGGCTACGGCGATTCGGAGCGTCCCGTCGGCGGGTACGACAAGGTGACGGTCGCCACCGACCTGCACGAGCTGATGCGATCGCTGGGGTTCGGCCGCGTCCACCTCGTCGCCCAGGACATGGGCGGCCCCGTGGGCTTTGCCTATGCGGCGAGCTTTCCGGCGGATGTGCGCGACTTCACCTTCATCGAGAGCGCGGTTCCGGGCTTCGGACTCGAAGCGTCGATGGACGTGGCGCACGGCGGCAGTTGGCACGTGGGGTTCAACATGGCGGAAGGCATCAGCGAGCTGCTGGTCGCCGGCCGAGAGCGAGCCTTCGTCGAGTACTTCTACCGGCGCGGCACGCTGCACCCCGACGCGCTGACACCGGCCGACATCGACGAATACGCGCGCAGCTACGAGGCGGGTGGTCTCGCGGCGAGTTTCAAGTACTACCGGACGCTGTTCGACGACGCGAAAGTCAATCGCGAGAAGCTCGCCGGGCAACCGCTTGCCCTCCCGGTGCTCTCCCTCGCGGCCGAGAAGGGGTTCGGCGACCTCTCCCATGCCTCGATCACGCAGGTCGCCGAGCACGTGGAGCGGCAGACCATCGCCGATGCGAAGCACTTCCTGGTGCAGGATCAGCCGCAGGCGGCGACAGAGGCGATTCTGAGCTTTCTGTCGCGGTGA
- a CDS encoding beta-N-acetylhexosaminidase: MRVLMFRRTRLALLAAVVALGMTVFGAAGASSPAAAASFPNVVVPVPVSESANGSTFTLGSAATLTADDAGVGGYLAGILRTSTGYALPLTVGATTPGTVALSLSGAPATVGAEGYQLTITASSVRIQANTASGLFHGVQTFLQLLPAKVMSPTAVTSVAWKATGGTIVDYPRYEHRGAMLDVARHFFTVAQVEHYIDELALYKVNYLHLHLSDDQGWRIAINSWPNLATYGGSTEVGGGAGGYYTQADYTAIVNYAASRYMTVVPEIDTPGHTNAALASYASLNCNGVAPPLYTGTDVGFSSLCTSLPLTYTFLDQVIGEIAALTPGPYIHIGGDEASSTTQSDYVSFINQVQQIVANHGKAVMGWHNIAAATLAPSTVAQFWDTNNSNSALAAAAATGTKIIMSPANHAYLDMKYTSKTPLGQNWAGYVDVNKAYGWDPGNYLTGISSSAIAGVEAPLWSETLVTSANIDYMAFPRLPALMELGWSPESTHNQSAFDARLGAQGPRWHAMGIDYYKSTQVKWPTGS; the protein is encoded by the coding sequence ATGAGAGTCCTGATGTTCCGCCGAACACGGCTGGCTCTGCTCGCCGCCGTCGTCGCGCTCGGTATGACAGTGTTCGGCGCCGCCGGGGCCTCGTCCCCGGCGGCCGCCGCCTCGTTCCCCAACGTCGTGGTGCCGGTTCCGGTGTCGGAGTCGGCGAACGGGTCGACGTTCACGCTCGGCTCGGCCGCGACGCTGACCGCCGACGACGCAGGAGTCGGCGGCTACCTCGCCGGGATCCTGCGTACCTCGACCGGATACGCGCTGCCGCTGACCGTCGGCGCCACGACGCCCGGCACGGTCGCGCTGTCGCTGTCCGGCGCGCCCGCGACGGTCGGGGCCGAGGGATATCAGCTCACGATCACCGCGTCCTCGGTGCGGATCCAGGCGAACACAGCGTCCGGCCTGTTCCACGGCGTGCAGACCTTCCTGCAGCTGCTGCCGGCCAAGGTGATGAGCCCGACCGCCGTGACCTCGGTGGCGTGGAAGGCGACCGGCGGCACGATCGTCGACTACCCGCGCTACGAGCACCGCGGCGCGATGCTGGACGTGGCGCGACACTTCTTCACCGTCGCGCAGGTCGAGCACTACATCGACGAGCTGGCGCTGTACAAGGTGAACTACCTGCATCTGCACCTGTCGGACGACCAGGGCTGGCGCATCGCGATCAACTCCTGGCCGAACCTGGCGACCTACGGCGGCTCGACCGAGGTCGGCGGCGGCGCCGGCGGGTACTACACGCAGGCCGACTACACGGCGATCGTCAACTACGCGGCCTCGCGCTACATGACGGTCGTCCCGGAGATCGACACGCCGGGCCACACCAACGCGGCGCTCGCCTCGTACGCCTCGCTGAACTGCAACGGCGTCGCGCCGCCGCTCTACACCGGCACCGACGTCGGCTTCAGCTCGCTGTGCACCTCGCTGCCGCTGACCTACACCTTCCTGGACCAGGTCATCGGCGAGATCGCGGCCCTGACCCCGGGCCCGTACATCCACATCGGCGGCGACGAGGCCAGCTCCACGACGCAGAGCGACTACGTGTCCTTCATCAACCAGGTGCAGCAGATCGTCGCCAACCACGGCAAGGCCGTGATGGGCTGGCACAACATCGCCGCCGCCACGCTGGCGCCGTCCACGGTCGCGCAGTTCTGGGACACGAACAACTCCAACAGCGCGCTGGCCGCCGCGGCCGCCACCGGCACGAAGATCATCATGTCCCCGGCCAATCACGCCTACCTGGACATGAAGTACACCAGCAAGACGCCGCTGGGCCAGAACTGGGCCGGCTACGTCGACGTGAACAAGGCCTACGGCTGGGACCCCGGGAACTACCTGACGGGCATCAGCTCCTCGGCGATCGCCGGCGTGGAGGCGCCGCTGTGGTCGGAGACCCTCGTCACCTCGGCGAACATCGACTACATGGCCTTCCCGCGGCTGCCCGCGCTGATGGAGCTCGGCTGGTCGCCGGAGTCGACGCACAACCAGTCGGCCTTCGACGCGCGGCTCGGCGCACAGGGGCCGCGCTGGCACGCCATGGGCATCGACTACTACAAGTCGACGCAGGTCAAGTGGCCGACCGGATCTTGA
- a CDS encoding epoxide hydrolase codes for MSTELRARIHGTRRVTTPWNDDKTRGVTAGRLDELLERWSDGYEWAVHERRIAELPWTTVHAGGIDLRVIHRRAAETETETEAPVVVLLHGWPDSVLRFERVLPLLTDMHVVIPALPGFPFAAPLTEPGMSAARMADIVAQALSSFGYSRYTLSGGDIGGAVAEIIAAEHPDSVASLHLTNVAPQRALTADPAKLAPDAAAYLARAAQWFRSEGGYIAEQSTRPNTLAVALGDSPAGLAAWLVEKLDAWSDASDTADAPAFTIDELLTWISAYWETGTIGTSFAAYTEPTTLPPGRIETPTVLSVFAHDIKPEPRSYAEVFLNVREYVEHPAGGHFAAWEQPEAYVRDLRRAVELGI; via the coding sequence ATGAGCACCGAACTGCGCGCCCGGATCCACGGCACCCGGCGCGTGACCACGCCTTGGAACGACGACAAGACCCGCGGCGTCACCGCCGGCCGGCTGGATGAGCTGCTGGAGCGCTGGTCCGACGGCTACGAGTGGGCCGTGCACGAGCGGCGCATCGCGGAGCTTCCCTGGACCACCGTCCACGCCGGCGGCATCGACCTGCGAGTGATCCACCGGCGTGCTGCTGAGACGGAGACTGAGACGGAGGCACCAGTCGTGGTCCTCCTGCACGGTTGGCCAGACTCGGTCCTGCGCTTCGAGCGCGTCCTGCCGCTGCTGACCGACATGCATGTGGTCATCCCCGCGCTCCCCGGCTTCCCCTTCGCCGCGCCGCTCACCGAGCCCGGTATGTCGGCGGCGCGCATGGCCGACATCGTCGCGCAGGCCCTTTCCAGCTTCGGCTACTCCCGCTACACCCTCTCCGGCGGCGACATCGGCGGTGCCGTCGCCGAGATCATCGCGGCCGAACACCCCGACAGCGTCGCATCCCTGCACCTCACCAACGTCGCCCCGCAGCGCGCACTCACCGCCGATCCCGCGAAGCTCGCTCCCGACGCGGCCGCCTACCTGGCCCGCGCCGCGCAGTGGTTCCGCAGCGAGGGCGGCTACATCGCCGAGCAGTCCACGCGTCCGAACACGCTCGCCGTCGCACTCGGCGACTCACCGGCCGGCCTGGCCGCGTGGCTCGTCGAGAAGCTGGATGCCTGGTCTGATGCGTCCGACACGGCCGACGCGCCGGCCTTCACCATCGACGAATTGCTCACCTGGATCAGCGCCTACTGGGAGACCGGCACTATCGGCACCTCCTTCGCCGCCTACACCGAACCGACTACGCTGCCGCCGGGCCGCATCGAGACGCCTACTGTGCTCTCGGTCTTCGCCCACGACATCAAGCCCGAGCCGCGAAGCTACGCCGAGGTGTTCCTGAACGTGCGCGAGTACGTGGAACACCCCGCCGGCGGCCACTTCGCGGCCTGGGAGCAGCCCGAGGCGTATGTCAGGGACCTGCGTCGGGCGGTGGAGCTGGGCATTTGA